From the genome of Nitrosomonas sp. Is79A3:
GGCATGGCAGGCTTTGCAGATTGCCCAGCGTAGAGTAGACATGTTTGAAAGCGGATTAATCAAGGAAGCAGAAAATGCCGTGCAGGTTGCTCAATCTGCCTACCGTTTTGGTGAACGCGGCTTGATCGATGTGCTGGATACGCAGCGTATATATCGTGGAATCCTCGGCGATTCTTTGCTGGCACGTTTTGAACTGCAATCCGCCGCGGCCGAAATCGACCGCCTGCGCGCACATTATCCCAAGGAGTTACTTGTAGAATGAAATTCAAATTATCAATCATCGGTTTCATTGTTATCGCTGCATTGTTGCTGACCGGCTGCGGTAAAGCTTCGGAGGAACAAGCTCCCAAACAATCTACAGCAGAGCGTGATATTAACAGCATCACAGCTCGCCCCGAATTGGAAGGGCGGATAGAAATTGGGCAACCAGCGCTCATTGATCTTGCCGATAAAATACTTGTACCCAGCCGAGTTCAAGTCGATGAAGAACGAACCGCGCAAATTGGTTCTTATGTCACAGGGCGTATCATCAGTATGTTTGTGATATTGGGTGATTACGTTAAAGCAGGCGATCGATTGGCACGTATTACCAGTCCGGATTTAACACAAGCACAACTTGCCTATTTACGCGCTGTATCCCGTGTTGTGGTAACCCAGAAAGCAACCGAACGCGCGCGTCATTTGCTGACTGCCGATGTGATTCCACTCGCAGAAGTCGAACGGCGCCAATCCGAGCTGGAAATTGCTCAAGCCGAGTTAAGCGCAGCAATAGATCAACTTAGATTATTTGGAATGGGCGATCAAGAATTAAAAGAACTGAAAAAACAAGGAAAAATCTTACCGTGGATGGATATCAAGGCAACTCGCGAAGGCTACGTGATCGCACGTAATGTCATGGTAGGTCAGGTAGTACAACCCGCTGATCCACTTTTCCAAGTTGCAGATTTGTCGCATGTTTGGGTCGTCGGCGATGTGCCTGAGCAAATTGCTCGCGAAGTTCACTTGGAGCAACATGTCGAGATTCAAGTGCCTGCATTAGGAGCTCAACTTATGGATGGCGTGATCATCTTTGTTTCCGATACGATCAATCGTTTAACCCGTACTGTGATGACCCGGGTGATGGTGGAAAATTCCGAACGCAAGCTTAAACCGGATATGCTGGCAAATATGCACATCACGGATCCGCAACACAAAGTATTAGTGGTTCCTGAATCGGCTATCGTTCGAGAGTTAAATCAGGATTATGTCTTTATCGCATTAGGCGATAACCGTTTTCAACGCGTGCCTGTTGAATTGGGTCCTGAAGTGGCTGATTTACGTCCGGTAATAAAAGGATTGATGATTGATCAACGTATCGTAACCGCAGGTGCTTTTCATTTAGATAGTGAGCGTAAGCTTGCTGAACTGGAGTAGCCCATGATGGCCGCGATAGTTCGTGCAATGTTGAGGCAGCGTCTGCTGGTGCTGGTGATCGGACTGATGCTATGCGCTGCAGGCGGGTTTGCAGTTAAATCGCTCACTGTGGATGCATTTCCAGATGTCACCAACATCCAGGTGCAGGTCGCTACGGTAGCAATTGGCCGCAGTCCGGAAGAGATGGAACGATTGGTTACCGTACCAGTTGAAATCGCCATGACCGGTCTGCCCGGGTTAGTCGAAATGCGCTCATTGAATAAGAGTGGATTATCGCTAATCACCTTGGTGTTCACCGATCAAACCGATGTGTTTTTTGCGCGCCAATTGGTCATGGAGCGGATTATTGATGTCACACCTCGGTTGATACCGGGCATCACACCAGTACTTGGGCCGGTATCGACAGGTCTGGGGGAAGTCTATCAATATACTATCGAACATCCGGATGACGGTACCCGAGCACTGACTGAGGAAGAATTAATTGAGCGCCGAACAGTTCAGGATTGGGTAGTGCGTCCCTTGTTACGCTCGATCAGGGGCGTAGCGGAAATCAATTCCATTGGCGGATTTGTCAAAGAATACCAAGTATACGCCGACCCCAATAAGCTGCGGCATTACGATATAACACTAGGACAGGTTGACCGTGCATTGGCCAGCAATAATGCCAATGCCAGCGGCAATATATTGGCATTGCGCTACGAGCAGTATCTGATCCGTGGCGTGGGCCTCATCGCCTCGTTGGATGATATCCGCAATATCGTGCTCAAAGAAATGGATGGTGTTCCGGTATATGTGCGCGACGTGGCAGAGGTGACCTTGGGCGGCGAGGTGCGCCAGGGCGCCAGTATTAAAAACGGATATACCGAATCGGTGACTGGCATTGTCATGATGCTGCGCGGCGGTAATGCCAAGGAAATTGTCGGTCGAATCAAGGAAAGAGTTGCTGAAATCAATGAACGTGGAATTTTGCCGGATGGTTTGCAGATCGTGCCGTTTTATGACCGCACCGATCTAGTGGATGGGGCACTATCCACCGTTCAAACTACGCTGATGGAATCCTTGATTCTGGTTATTGTGGTGTTATCGATCTTTCTGGGTACTGTTCGTACTAGTTTTGTCGTATGTTTCACACTGATTATCACTCCATTGATCACCTTCCTGGTGATGAACCATTACGGTATGCCTGCCAATTTGATGTCATTGGGAGGGCTGACGATTGCACTCGGCATGATGGTGGATCCCACGGTGGTAGTTGTTGAAAATATTTATCAGCGCCTGGGGGAAGCCAAAGATACGGGAAAGTCCAAATTTGATGTCATTGTGGATGCAGTTGCTGAAGTCGGCACGCCGGTGATTTTTGGTTTAATTGTGACCGTGCTGGTATTTCTTCCTTTAATGACCCTGGAAGGAATGGAAGGAAAAACATTCAGTCCACTAGCAATTACTATTTCCATCTCGTTATTTATCGCATTGATTGTATCGTTATTGTTGTCTCCTGTGCTGTGTGACTATCTGTTAAAAGGCGGCAGCGAGCAGGACACTAAAGTCATCGCTGTGCTTAAAAAGGGCTACTTGGGCATTTACGATTTAGCGGTGCGTAATCAGAAAAAGACCTTGATTGTTGCTGTTTGCTCATTGATGGTGGCATTTGCGCTGTTTCCGCTGCTGGGTACGGCGTTCATTCCAATCATGAAGGAAGGCGCAGTGACCCCAGTGATTATCCGCGCACCATCCATTTCTTTGGATGAAGCCATCAAGATCGAAACCGAAGCGATGAAAATGATCGCGGCGATACCGGGCGTCAAATCGGTCGTTTCCAAGCTGGGCCGTGGAGAAACTCCCGCTGATCCGGCATCGCAGAATGAATCGGATCCGATCGCCGATCTGGATCTCATTGGGTCAGGCAGAACACAGCACGAGATTGAGGAAGATATTCGTAAAGCCCTGTCCGTGCTGCCGGGCGTCAATATTGTAATCTCTCAACCAATTGCACAGCGGGTGGATGAAATGGTCACCGGAGTGCGTTCGCAAGTCGCCATTAAAATTTTTGGCGATGATCTGGAACAATTACGTAAACTATCCGAACAAGTGGCGCGTGTCGTCAAATCCACACGGGGTGCTCGAGATATCCGTATTGAAAGATTATCCGGCCAGCAGGAGTTGACGATTGATATTGATCGCCGTGCCATCGCTCGTCACGGCTTGAATGTCGCTGATGTCAATGAAAAGATTGCTACCGCAGTGGGTGGCAAGGCGGTTACTCAGGTATTTGAAGGCGAGCGGCGCTTTACGTTGCTACTGAGATTCCCGGAAAAGTATCGTTATGATGTGGAAGCGATCAAGCAATTGTTATTAAGGCCTGGCAGTGGCACACCCGGTGGAGTAGGGGCTGCTGGTGGTATGCTCATTCCAATGAGTGCAGTCGCAGATATTAAAGTGATCGATGGCCCTGCAATCATTTCACGTGAGTTTGCCAAACGCCGTGTGGTCATCGGTGTTAACGTGCATGAGCGCGACATGGGTGGTTTTGTCGCTGAGCTCCAAGAGCGTACCGCGAGAGAAATTAAATTACCTCCCGGCTATTATTTCGTCTGGGGTGGCCAATTTGAAAATATGCAGCGCGCGATGGCAAAACTTTCCATTATTGTGCCGGTCACGTTGGCAGCTATTTTCTTCTTGCTGTTCATGCTATTCAACTCAGTCAAAATGGCCGTGCTCATCTACTTGGTATTACCCTTCGCATCGGTCGGCGGGATTGTCGGACTCTTTGTTACCGGTCAATATTTGTCGGTACCGGCATCGGTAGGCTTTATTGCCGTGTGGGGAACTTCCATCTTGAACGGCGTAGTGCTGATATCCTTTCTGCGCGAATTGCGCGGAAAAGGCCTGAGTGTGCAAGCAGCCGCTAGACAAGCCTGTGCGCAACGTTTTCGGCCGGTCATGATGACGGCGGCCACGACAATTCTAGGGCTGGCACCTTTTCTCACAGCGACGGGATTGGGTTCTGAAGTGCAAAAACCACTCGCTATCGTGGTCATTTTCGGATTGACGACAGCGACGCTAATGACGATGGTGGTTATGCCGATGGTATATCACTGGTTTGATGACATACCCGATAAAAAAGCACCGGATCAGCCGGAACCCTTACTTGCACCGGCTATCGTGCAAACTGCTGTTAAGGATGCCTGATTCGTTTTTTAGTTTAGAAGTTGATTCGATTTTTAAAGTTTCTTACCTGTGATATTTTGTGCCATTCACCGATTCAATCTGATTCTCTTTTTCGGGAATACTCATAGCACACGAAATGCAATGATGGCCACTAATGTCGGAGGCAATGCCGCAATCAATAAGCCCAGTGGATGAATCGACTGCTCATCGAACTTACCTCGCAGAATAGCAAAACCTGCAGGATTGGGCGCATTGGCTATTACCGTCAGACCGCCGCCAGCGACCGCGCCTGCTACCAGTGCTATTTTAAATTCTTCACTCAGCCCTTCAACCAATGAGCCCAAATAAGTGAGCGCTGCATTATCAGTAATCGCCGTTAACGCCGCTGCTCCAAAAAACACAGCCGTATCATCCATATCCATCAGAAGCGGCTGCAGCCACCACTGCTGCTGCCCGCCGAGTACCACCAATCCTCCTAAGAAGAAGGCTACCAGTAAAGCTTCGCGCAAGATTAATGGGTTTTGATACTGCTGATATGCGGCCGTAAATCCAAGAAAGAATAGGAATAGGCCCATAAAGGCAACGGGATGATGCGCAAACAGTACAACCAATGTCAGAAACACCAAATGGATCAGTATCACCGCTAACGGCGTTTTTAACACGGCGGTATCAACCTTTTGACTGACATGCCCTAGCTCATGCCGGAACAACCAAGTCACTGCACACGCATTGACAGCAACGGCTGCCGCAGCTTTCCAGCCAAAGTTCGTCATCATAAACCAAATATCCCAATTCCATTTTGCAGCGACCATCAGTACTGGTGGCGCCGCAAAAGGTGTCAGCGTGCCACCAATGGAAACATTCACAAATAACACACCGACCGTCGCGTATTTTAATTTAGTGGATATCTCTTTGCTAAATAACGTATCACGCAACATCAGTGCTGCAAGTGTCATCGCAGCAGGTTCTGTAATAAACGAACCCAATAGAGGAACGAAAGCCAGCAATAAGAAGTACATCGCCGTACCTTTATTGATGGGCAGAAAGAATGCAATACGCTGAACACTTGAGGCTGCGAGATCCAGAATAGGGCGCGTACCGGCAATCACCATAATCACAAAAACAAACATAGGTTCGGTAAAATCGCGTGATTCAAGGTACGTGATTGCCTCATGCTTACCGCTTATGGCAAATATAAATAGTATCAAAACCATTGCCCAGAAACCAAACACCACTTCCACTTCACCCAATAAATGCCAAATTCCTGCATGACGTGGTTGAATATGCGCCAGATGTTCGAAATATTTGGTTGAGAATGTGTGGACTACAGCCAGTGCAAATAACACGGCAGCGATTAGTTGAACAGATGTCGGATTAATCATGTTGTGAAATTATATGAAATGAGTAGTGAGTGATTTTGTAATGATAACATTACCCATATGCTATCCCGTGTGTTTGACTGTTTGATGACGAGATAAGATAAGGTTATCGACCAATTACTTCCCTAAATCAATCAGAAAAAGCCGGATGCGTTCGGCATTCATGCCCAGATCACCTTTCCCGACCCGGGAAGCGGAACGCATATCGACTTGTGTCTTGTTTCCCGCTGCTTGTACCCGAATTACTACATCATCCTTGAAGCCCATGATGCGTGTGGTGTCTGTTGCTTCGATTCTGCCATTTGCAGCAGAAGCAGCGGCAATCTCCCAGCCACGTTTTTTCACCAATGCGACTGCTTGTTCAAAAACCTGATCAGAGGGACGATTAATGAACAGCGGAGTCAGATCGGGATAGCCTGCTTTCTGTAAGGCGGCCAAATTCTCCGGCTCAGGCCGATCCAGAGAATTATGCGCCGGTGTGCGTAGCGCCTTGATTGCCACAAACTCAGGCGGATGCGCCAGATCTGTCGTAATATCATGAATACGTGGTGTCCCGGCCCCCGCCATGATAGTCATTAAAACTGGCGTCACGACTAAAAATCCTAGAGTTGATCCAGCCAGTGTAGGGGCAATTTCAGTTTCTTTTGTTTTGATTGCACGCAATGTTCCAATCAATCCAACAATGATGGCCAGAAATCCGGTTAGTACAGTACCCGCGAGACCCAATAAGGCTGGTTGAAAACCAATCATGCTGAATTGATGACCGAAGATAGCCAGAGCTGCTATTAGGACAGCAAGCAACGAAAGTCTGAGGCTCCATCGGGTAAAATCAAATAGTTTATTCATAGTCGATATCATTTTAAGTAAGGTTAATAAAATAAGTAGGGATCGCCATTTTTACCAATCCTATAACTCGACCAAATATAACCGATGTGCCTTGGTATCTGAAAATGGGCTTATTTTCTTGACTTGAAAGAAGCTGATTAATATTTCATTATCCTGTAAGATAATTCTCGCCCATCTACCTGGAAAGCTCAAATTATTTGGTTCAAAGCCGTTGCTATCTCTTTTTATAAATATCCTCAGCATTATTGCATGAAGAAGCTTCTGCAATTGCCTTTCGCTGTCATTGTGATGTTTTTCTGGATTTTTCCGGCCAGTGCGGAAAAGCTGGATGTTGCCATAGAATACAAAGAAACGATCGGTCAATATATTCAGATTTACCAGAGTGACGATAGCCACGCAAGCATGCGCGATGCTTTGGATGCATTCAATAAAGGGCATTTCGCTTTATCCGCTAATTCCGTTATTAATTTTGGCATCGGCTCAAAACCGATATGGCTTGCACTTCAAATTAGCAATTCCGGGGAAACCGCTATTCATCGAAACCTGTTGTTTGAAACCGCCTGGCTGGATAAAATCGATGTTTATTTTCTCCAACGAGATCAAGTAATCAACAGTTATCACACTGGCGACAATCTGCCATTTTCAAAGCGCCCTCTCAATCATCGTTTCTTTGTCATGGGGCATGATTTTGCACAGGATAAAACCACAGTCTTGATCAGGATAGAATCAGCCGACGCAATGGTTTTGCCCATTTATTTTATGAGCACTGAGAAGCTAAATGATAGAGATGTGCTGCAAGCCTATAGTTATGGTTTTATGTACGGTGTCATCCTGGCTTTGGTTGCTTACAATTTTATGTTGTACATAGGGTTAAGAATTATCCCCTATCTGCTTTATTCACTCTATCTCTTATTCTTTTTAGCACTGAATGCTGCTTATACCGGTCACGGCTACCAATGGTTGTGGGCTGAATCGCCCCAATGGCAACAATGGGCCAATCCGATTCTGATGATGGTCTGTACCGTGAGCGGGTTTGCATTTGCATTACACTTTCTAGCTATCAAAACAGCTTGGCCTCGCATTTATCACGTGATTATCCTAAGCTGCGCCGGTTTTAGCGCATCAATACTTTTTGCGATGCTGGTCGATGAATTTGTCATCGCACTGTTGATATCAATTGTTTTCATTTTCTTTTTTTACATTTCCTCAGTCATATTGAGTGCCATTTCGTTGCGCGCCGATAACAAGTTCGCCAAGTATTTTCTGCTGGCATCGATTTTCTCGATATGCGGTGGAACTATAACGGCAAACGCCGTATGGGGATTCATTCCATTCAACTGGTTGACTTATCGGGCGACGGATATCGGCATGATGGTCGATGCGATTTTGCTGGCGCTGGCACTCGCCGAACGTTTTAACATCAATCAGAACGAGAAACTGGCGGCTGAGAGAATGGCCGGAATTGATTTGTTGACCGACTTGAATAACCGGAGGTCGTTTTATAAATTTGTGCAACCGATCTGGGCCATGAGTGTACGCAGCAAAAGTAGTACATCGGTCATCATGCTGGATATCGATCATTTCAAGGTGTTTAATGACAATTATGGCCATGCATTGGGAGATCGTGTTTTGGTGCAATTGTCGGAGACCTTGCAGAAAGAAGCACGTAGCGGAGATATTCTGGCGCGGTGGGGCGGGGAAGAGTTTCTCGTTTTTCTGCCGGAAACGCGATTGTCAGATGCCGCAACCATTGCGGAAAGGATGCGCAAAAAAATTGCCACTATCCAGATTGCCACCGATAAGGAAGAAAAACTCTCATTTACCGCCAGCTTGGGAGTTGCCAGTACCTTAGATGTTACTATATCTTTGGATGAATTGATCTCCCAGGCAGACCAGCAACTTTACCGGGCCAAGAAGCAGGGGCGTAACTGTGTGTGCTCAGACCTATCCGGCTAAGACAGCCTCCTAGCTGCTAATGCAGTCTCAAAGACTCGAATGTGATTTCACACTCTTCGTCATCATCAAAAGTATCATGGCTAGTCTCTAGCTCATCAATGATCTGAACGATCCGGCTATCAGGAATCAAGCCATCCGCTAAAGCTTCATCATCGCCATCAATTGCATCCATAACCTCTGCAGTATCGGCAAAGAATTTCTTGTTTATCATGACAAACCTCCTCGCTGCATTTGTTGATCACATTACTAGTAGAGCATAGGGCTATGCAACATAAATTAAAGATTACAAACGATTTTCCCTGGCAATTTGATAGTATGGAGTATGCCCTTCAGCAACGCCGCCAGTTGCCTGAATTGCCGAATTTGTTTGCAGGCCCGCCTTTACAGGCCGTTGAAAAACTATCTGCGTTGCCGCTGCGGTGTTAAAAACAGACTCAAAATGCTCATTTATCACGCATAAACTGCGTTTTTTCGCCTGTTTTTGCCTTGCATCGGCTGCCTCGAAAACGTTTTTCAACGGCCTGTTAGAGTGATACGATTATCTGACTGCATTCCATTTCCATTAGGTTGGAATAGGAAGTATTCTTTGCGATTCTTATTCAAACTGAGTCAGCGTTATTGAGGCCAAATCATGAAAATTAAAGATCTGTTTGAAAACTGGAACCTGACCGGACTCAAAATCAAGGCATCGTTCTTGGAAATGGAATGGAAGCCCTCCGATCCCGATAAAGCGGCCGCATGGGATCTCTATGTAGAACTCGTAACACGCATCACCACGCAACCGCTGGCGGACGAAGATGGCGTGGAACAAACTGCACTGACCAGCATTCACGACTTGTTCGACCTCACCCGGCAAACCCTCAAAACGCATGGCTATGCGTGCGAACAATTTGCCAAAATCGCCATCGTGGTACTCAACCAAGTGGTGCGGCCATTTACCGCCAAATGGCATCGCAAAAGCCAGAACGGCGCTTTTGCTTCTCCCGATGACTGCCAGCAATTCCGCCAGGAACTGCAAGTCTTACAAACGCAACTGAGAAATTACACTCACCTGCTGGCCGAACTTGCCGGGGTGGAAGATTTGACGGAGATCGAAGCGGAAAATTTGTAGCCTATAATCACAGCCATCAGCAATCGATGCCATTCATCATGCCGGAAACCGAGGCTCAAACTATCAAACCAATATTCCTCAGCTTCAGCCGCACTGATCGTGACGTCGGCGTGCAGGGATGGATAACTCTATGCGTTTTGCGGATTCATGGGGGCTACGGCGGCATGTGCTGAAGCCAATCCGCATCAAACCCGGCGATTTACGGCAGAAAAATTCAAGCACCGCTTCGCGGCGCTATCAGTGAACAGCAAACCAGCGCTTCAGCGGCCAGCGCGCCAGCGATCCGCTATTCGATGGGGGACGAACACAATACCCGGAAACCGAGATTGCCGCGGCGATAGGCCGGATGGTAGCTGACGCGCACCGACGCGCGCACGTTGACCGGATAATAGAACCAGGAACCACCGCGCAGTACGCGGGCCTCGTTGCCCGATAATTGGCAATTTTCTGACATGTCGTATTCATTCAAGCACCATTCCCAGACATTGCCGGCCATATCCAGCACACCATCAGGCGAAGCGGCATGCGAATATAGCCCAACTGCGGAAGTTCTTCCGAGATTGAATTCACAATTAGAAAAATCTTTCTGGAATTCATTCCCCCAAGGATAGTTCAAACCTTGTGTCCCACGTGCCGCCCGTTCCCATTGTTGTTCTGTTGGCAAACTCACCATAAAACCCCGTCGATCACTAAGCCAGCGGCAGAAGGCTATCGCCTCATACCAACTGACTGTTTCCCGTGGTGCATTGGGTTCGCTCCAGTCGGGTGAAGCGGGTGCATCCAAGCGCTCATGCAACACCTGCCACCCCTGCCACCCCTGCCACCAATGATCATCCTGATAACCACCGGCATCGATAAATGCCTGAAACTGGGCATGCGTGATCGGGTAACGGGCGATATGAAATTCCGGCAGCGGAGAGTGTTCATCATCTTGATAAACAAAGGCAGTAGAGGGAATTTTGACCCAATCGATATCCGGCAAACCATCCGCGCGCAAACCGACGCCTTTACGGTTGTCCAGTCCAAAATTTCCCAATGCACGACCAATGGCGGCACGCGCAGCGGGATGCGGCTCCTGTGCAATGTCGGTCATGCGAGTAAACCATTGGTTGGCAATGGTTGAAAGTGCCTCGGATGATAAATTTATTTTTCCCACATGTTGCCAGATTGTGCTGGCAACCTCCGGATTGGCTTGGGCCAACCAGGCAATTAAGTGTAGCTGTGCGTCAGTATCGTTGCCGCACGATTCGGCGGCGATTTCCGCGAC
Proteins encoded in this window:
- a CDS encoding efflux RND transporter periplasmic adaptor subunit, giving the protein MKFKLSIIGFIVIAALLLTGCGKASEEQAPKQSTAERDINSITARPELEGRIEIGQPALIDLADKILVPSRVQVDEERTAQIGSYVTGRIISMFVILGDYVKAGDRLARITSPDLTQAQLAYLRAVSRVVVTQKATERARHLLTADVIPLAEVERRQSELEIAQAELSAAIDQLRLFGMGDQELKELKKQGKILPWMDIKATREGYVIARNVMVGQVVQPADPLFQVADLSHVWVVGDVPEQIAREVHLEQHVEIQVPALGAQLMDGVIIFVSDTINRLTRTVMTRVMVENSERKLKPDMLANMHITDPQHKVLVVPESAIVRELNQDYVFIALGDNRFQRVPVELGPEVADLRPVIKGLMIDQRIVTAGAFHLDSERKLAELE
- a CDS encoding CusA/CzcA family heavy metal efflux RND transporter, translating into MMAAIVRAMLRQRLLVLVIGLMLCAAGGFAVKSLTVDAFPDVTNIQVQVATVAIGRSPEEMERLVTVPVEIAMTGLPGLVEMRSLNKSGLSLITLVFTDQTDVFFARQLVMERIIDVTPRLIPGITPVLGPVSTGLGEVYQYTIEHPDDGTRALTEEELIERRTVQDWVVRPLLRSIRGVAEINSIGGFVKEYQVYADPNKLRHYDITLGQVDRALASNNANASGNILALRYEQYLIRGVGLIASLDDIRNIVLKEMDGVPVYVRDVAEVTLGGEVRQGASIKNGYTESVTGIVMMLRGGNAKEIVGRIKERVAEINERGILPDGLQIVPFYDRTDLVDGALSTVQTTLMESLILVIVVLSIFLGTVRTSFVVCFTLIITPLITFLVMNHYGMPANLMSLGGLTIALGMMVDPTVVVVENIYQRLGEAKDTGKSKFDVIVDAVAEVGTPVIFGLIVTVLVFLPLMTLEGMEGKTFSPLAITISISLFIALIVSLLLSPVLCDYLLKGGSEQDTKVIAVLKKGYLGIYDLAVRNQKKTLIVAVCSLMVAFALFPLLGTAFIPIMKEGAVTPVIIRAPSISLDEAIKIETEAMKMIAAIPGVKSVVSKLGRGETPADPASQNESDPIADLDLIGSGRTQHEIEEDIRKALSVLPGVNIVISQPIAQRVDEMVTGVRSQVAIKIFGDDLEQLRKLSEQVARVVKSTRGARDIRIERLSGQQELTIDIDRRAIARHGLNVADVNEKIATAVGGKAVTQVFEGERRFTLLLRFPEKYRYDVEAIKQLLLRPGSGTPGGVGAAGGMLIPMSAVADIKVIDGPAIISREFAKRRVVIGVNVHERDMGGFVAELQERTAREIKLPPGYYFVWGGQFENMQRAMAKLSIIVPVTLAAIFFLLFMLFNSVKMAVLIYLVLPFASVGGIVGLFVTGQYLSVPASVGFIAVWGTSILNGVVLISFLRELRGKGLSVQAAARQACAQRFRPVMMTAATTILGLAPFLTATGLGSEVQKPLAIVVIFGLTTATLMTMVVMPMVYHWFDDIPDKKAPDQPEPLLAPAIVQTAVKDA
- a CDS encoding putative Na+/H+ antiporter; the protein is MNPTSVQLIAAVLFALAVVHTFSTKYFEHLAHIQPRHAGIWHLLGEVEVVFGFWAMVLILFIFAISGKHEAITYLESRDFTEPMFVFVIMVIAGTRPILDLAASSVQRIAFFLPINKGTAMYFLLLAFVPLLGSFITEPAAMTLAALMLRDTLFSKEISTKLKYATVGVLFVNVSIGGTLTPFAAPPVLMVAAKWNWDIWFMMTNFGWKAAAAVAVNACAVTWLFRHELGHVSQKVDTAVLKTPLAVILIHLVFLTLVVLFAHHPVAFMGLFLFFLGFTAAYQQYQNPLILREALLVAFFLGGLVVLGGQQQWWLQPLLMDMDDTAVFFGAAALTAITDNAALTYLGSLVEGLSEEFKIALVAGAVAGGGLTVIANAPNPAGFAILRGKFDEQSIHPLGLLIAALPPTLVAIIAFRVL
- a CDS encoding DUF1499 domain-containing protein encodes the protein MNKLFDFTRWSLRLSLLAVLIAALAIFGHQFSMIGFQPALLGLAGTVLTGFLAIIVGLIGTLRAIKTKETEIAPTLAGSTLGFLVVTPVLMTIMAGAGTPRIHDITTDLAHPPEFVAIKALRTPAHNSLDRPEPENLAALQKAGYPDLTPLFINRPSDQVFEQAVALVKKRGWEIAAASAANGRIEATDTTRIMGFKDDVVIRVQAAGNKTQVDMRSASRVGKGDLGMNAERIRLFLIDLGK
- a CDS encoding diguanylate cyclase, with the protein product MKKLLQLPFAVIVMFFWIFPASAEKLDVAIEYKETIGQYIQIYQSDDSHASMRDALDAFNKGHFALSANSVINFGIGSKPIWLALQISNSGETAIHRNLLFETAWLDKIDVYFLQRDQVINSYHTGDNLPFSKRPLNHRFFVMGHDFAQDKTTVLIRIESADAMVLPIYFMSTEKLNDRDVLQAYSYGFMYGVILALVAYNFMLYIGLRIIPYLLYSLYLLFFLALNAAYTGHGYQWLWAESPQWQQWANPILMMVCTVSGFAFALHFLAIKTAWPRIYHVIILSCAGFSASILFAMLVDEFVIALLISIVFIFFFYISSVILSAISLRADNKFAKYFLLASIFSICGGTITANAVWGFIPFNWLTYRATDIGMMVDAILLALALAERFNINQNEKLAAERMAGIDLLTDLNNRRSFYKFVQPIWAMSVRSKSSTSVIMLDIDHFKVFNDNYGHALGDRVLVQLSETLQKEARSGDILARWGGEEFLVFLPETRLSDAATIAERMRKKIATIQIATDKEEKLSFTASLGVASTLDVTISLDELISQADQQLYRAKKQGRNCVCSDLSG